CTTTGTAAATTTTgccgtgaaaaaaaaacaagcattcacCACAAACAGAGCCATGCAACTTGATAGCTTTAAATGTAAATGCCTAACATGGGCAAAGTGGCATTCAGGATGTTTTAATACCACCGGTATTGCACTGTACCTCAGCAGGAGCCGCAGCTTGCCCGAGAGGCGCAGGGAGGTGAGGTTGATCTCCCGCAGGTTCCGCAGCCCACCCAGCCCCCCGGCCAGCTCCCTCAGTCCTGCCTCCATCCCAGGGGTGGGTCGGTGCACGTCCACGTTGCTGTAGAGCAGACGTAAGCTAAGCAGTGAGGGGCAGGATGCCAGGCGTGGCAGGAGCAGGGCGATGCCAGCCAGGCCCAGGTTGTTGTACCTAGGGGGTGCAGTGATGCAAGCTTTTTAACATCAAGAGAGAAGCTGAATAGAAAATGACAGTATCTTGATTTTATCATGGTAAAAGGTCATttggatagttttttttttcttttggaaaaaACAGTATAGAATAgaattttaaactaaataatgtaCTGCATATATTCCACTGAAATGTAAATGTAGTACAAATGCTACATCCAGACTTACTAAACCATGAAATGCACTTTGATACAGTGATGGTAAATAAAACTTTGTTAAAAAGACAGCAGATTAAAATTACACTAACACTAGCATTCTCGCTATAAGGCGGTACGCAAATAGCACAATCTTTTTACTATgtctcccgactacagcgttataaagggggagcactgtactaAACACCAAAAAGAGCTGAAAACTGCTCCATTCCACAGAAATCAGATGAGAGTCACTGGTGCTGATGGGgttaatttaccattcaaagtaaaacatgtgaagaaacagctgcttgggctTGTGATTgatgcttttcttagactctgtggagaacagcaatccacacaaatccaagcagctgtttcttcatttGTTTCACTTGAAATGGTCAATGAGCCAATCAACACCACTAACCCTCACTCTACAGAGCTCAATCCAAATAATCGgataatcggtttgtgcagcactaCTAGTAAGTCTAAGATAACAGGAGAGAGGGGAAACTACTTTATGTCACAATAATTGATCTGGAATGTTTCAATAGTTATGCACAAAACATAATTAGCTTTACAAATGGCTGGGCTTGTTACAGTAGCGGACCATTCATCCCTCTGGGATACCTGAGATCCACTCTGCGTAGGGCGGAGGGCTCCAGCATGTCCAGCAGCGAGGCAGTGCGCTGAGTGGAAAGCTCTTCGGCACGCAGGTCCCTGCAGACCAGCCTCAGGGGACCCAAACCACGCAGGGCCTGCCGCACCGTCTCGAAGGAGCTGCCATTCACAAACAGGTCCGCCCGCACCTCAACCTCCACTGCGGGTGAAGAGACTCCCCGTCTGCGCTTGGTTGTGGACTCCCCGCCCCTTCTCCTCCCCCGTGCCTCCAGGCAGGCCTTGGACAGAGCCACTGTCCTGAACCAACTGCCCATGGTGTTGGGCTCGCGACGGCTACCCTCGTCCTGGACTCCACACAGGTCCAGAACACGTAGAGCGTTCCTGCACAGAGACAGCAAACCAGGGTTATTAACACAGCTATCTTTAAAGtgcaataacaaaaacacatgaaTAATGTCCTCTCCTTTTTATTAATTTAGAGTAGTGCTTACCAAAGTTTTAATATCAATATTTTCATCTAGATTGCATTTAATCtcctaaacatttaaactttagTATTGAACACACTTCAACTTTAGCACACTGGGAATGTGTGTCAGCAATCAGAAAGCTCGCATGAGAAGCACTCCACTGGATTTTTGTCATGCACTGCAACATTCATGTGGATGAGACTACATGCGTACAACATTAATGTGCATGTCTGGTTCCTCATacctgattgatctcaaaactttgtgaaAGGATCTCCGTGATTCAGCATGATCAACACggctaggaaacccattccataccctcatcaccctcacactgtaaaacattttttatttaaatgaccaCCTCACCTGTCCCGtctgtccctctccctcagcCCCTTGACCACGGCGAGCAGCACAGCCTGCAGGCAGTCTCGACTGGGCCAGTCCCGGCTGAGGTCCAGGCAGCAATGCTGGCAGGCCCGCAGGCTGCGTGTGAGACTCAGCACCCGCTCCGGCCAGCGCAACACCAGCTCCCCGATTACTAAAGGCCGCTGGTCTAGGAACGCGGCCTTGAAGAGGACGGGGTAGAGCTCCTGCGGGAGAGAAGCCAGCGAGCGCAGAGCAGAGCCGTGATCCGACACTACCTTGCGGGCACACAGGAAGACCAGCGAGGCAGGCATTCCTCATCCCTTCACCCCACTAGCAATGACACCATGACAGAAAATGCAAggggatttatttaataccagcTAATACAGTAGATATACACAATAAGTCTTCTTTGTAAGTAGAGGCAGTCATGGAGCAGATTTGTTCCCATCAGTAGAGACTGAAACtcctgttttttatatttattttttttaatgaccaggtgccagaaatatgaacaatcaggcccctggtaaatctgctctgatGTAACTGACCACACTTCTCGTCACAGCACGACCCagtgattttaaagacttcaatcacaACCCCCCAACCAGACTAGTGTTGACAGAAAGTAGTTAACAAGTATGTccgtatgatgaaaaagttgatgaccatgatgtgtaccaacagtatgtacagaatagtataagaattagcaatgacatgtttaatggatgaacggacagacaaacacctccttatatacccagaatctgatactcttaATAACTAAATAAGGTTAATACAAAGTTTCCTGATAACTGGATAAGCAGCTCTCCAGATATGGACAAATGTGAAGTGTCATATACCTACACACAGTATGACTGCCTCCACTCCATCTCCCTGAAAGGAGATTTCATCCCCAGCAGGGGATAATAAATCACGCTGAGTCTTGGTTTACTATTAAGATTTGTTGATGCAGAGGGAGGAGTGATGTATTTAAGTCAAACTCCTGGCTCATGATCATTTAAATTATAAACCGTGGGTAGTTCTAAAAAACTGGTCTGGGTGCAGGACCAGGGCGAGTTGCAAGCTGTGCATTAGAATTTAtaaaaatacacaacacaacCCTTGCTCCTAAGTAGATTGGTCCATTGTTTACACAGATGGACAACTTGGCACTAAGGCAACTGAGTTTTGGTactgccagtagctgcacaaaacaactATACTTAAAACAACCCATTTCTCTTTCTCTAAACTTTAggccaatacaaaataaatatgtatattattttattattattatttatttcttagcagacgcccttatccagggcgacttacaattgttacaagatatcacattatttttacatacaattacccatttatacagttgggtttttactgaagcaatctaggtaaagtaccttgctcaagggtacaacagcagtgtcccccactggggattgaacccacaaccctccggtcaagagtccagagccctaaccactactccacactgctgcctattcgTGAATATATCCTCAGCGCTGATGTTAAACTACTTTAAGTCAGAAGTCTGTATGCAGGGTTTCTTATTGGTAGTAGAAATAGACTGTCCTTTGAAAACTAACATTGTGATCATTTCTTTTTAGGTTTAATTTCCCAAGATTAGACAGAACCCCGTCAGACTGCTGTCTCGTTTACAGGGCGGTCTCTGCTGGATCACTCAATTCAGGCTTCAGCTTTAGCATCTCCGTTTTGTGAAAAGAGAAGTGTTTAGCAATTGTCTGTATATTAGCAGATTCCCGATGTCAATATTTTTTGGCGCCTGGCTGATAGCATGTGCAGGTACTGTGTGTATTTAAAGATTTTTAATTTCTAAATTGACAGCATTTTTAAATATGTCGCGATTTTAGCAACACAAAGGTACGAAGTTATTCACTGGTATATCAGACCGAGCGAGGCTTCTGTTGCTGCTGACGCCATTTAGCaaagaaaatatatgtaaataattaattgtaatttACAATGTAAATAACGCGGTTTCTTTGTTGATAACAATATGTTGTGCAGAACTTCACACAAGTGTAGTTCTATAATATAAACAAATTATAAACTGCAATAATGTTATAATAATGTTTCTCATGCCAACATGCACTTTAATCGCAGTAAAAAATGAGTCTCCAACTGTGTAATTCAAGCAGACTTTTCCTTACATTTTCCTTCAAATAACGCATTGGAAAGAAAAGGCGAAGTTACCAGAATGTCTATAGCAGTCACGATCAATGCATAACCAAGTACGGATGTCGTGCAGTCCAGTGCCAGATAAAATAcgtcttcaaaaaataaaataaaaccacctgAAACTATAGAGTGTCCTTAAAActtcttgtttctgttttattctcTATCTGTCCGGCGCCGTATGATGACGCCCTCCGGAAGGCTAATCCGGAGTTATTTTACAGAACGGTGTGTATTGATGGAGTTACCTCCCCACAGCGCTATCTACAGCCCGGGGGTCATCATACATTACAGTGGTAATCTGCGTCACATAGAAACAGACTCAGCTCGCATAATTTAGTTTAGTGGCCACTTACCAACTGGCATCatagtatttaattttattttatttttaaaaattcagAGTGCTGGTCATATATTTGTGAAGCTTGTGGATCTATAAGAATTTTGCCTACAATTGATGCCAAACATAAAATATTTACTATGAAAGTTGTTTGATCtgtaatggaactaccatagggtgTCCGTTTACAGAAATGAACTTATTggcattcttatttttttcttcattatgtgtattgaatcctatgcAGGCCCACCTGTACAGTTTTGCTCATGTTACAATACTaatttgcatccattttttaatgGGAGcgtcatctttaaacaatataattttttaatattgatcacatctcataatgctaaactTCAAAATGACCTCTTTCAGTTTGTGTATTGAACTGCATACAGTAGGAATAGCTGGAGTACACACTCAAGTTGTAACATTTGGCATACAAAAACAAGGTAAGACGTTGTGACTTGGGTGGTGGTGTGTGTAGTGAAGGTTACCTGCCTCAGTCAAACTTCTTCAGACAGTTGAGTCTTAGCCAATGACTTGTAAACtgtatattgtgttttatacattgCTGTGGATACAAAAGTAATTATTAAAATCCCCACTTAATTTCTAATTGTGTCgtccagtcctggtttctgtgctgcgatTAAAGTATTGGTTCATGTTAACTTGTCAACGCCTTCTAAGATTGTATCATATCCCCTCTAATAATTCGTTGTTCTAGGCAGAATAATTCAGTTCTTTAATAGCTCATGCCTCGAAGCTCTGGGATTTGTCTGGTTGCCCTTCATTGGACTCTATCCAGggaccacaatgtccctttggtaatgcagtgaccagaattgaacacagtactcaccagtgcattatacagcctcacatcataacctccttggatttgtactctacacctTCAGCCCTGTATCCAAGCATTCggtttgcctttttgattgccACAGGTATTATGAAGAATTATGATGGCCACAAGAATGTGCTGTATACTTTTGCATTATAATGTTGATGACTTGTATACCAATATATAGTAAACTATAGTACCAGTTAAAAAGTGTTAAGAGCACCctgtagtgtttacaagaaacacattactttacctttgctgtatattgtgttgtgtgtatcacagcaatagttttttttctacataatcatgattgtttttatatttgcatCCACGCTTCATAGGTAAATCAATACTGGATGCTGGAACACTCATCAGCCTGAAGTTTAAATTAGAAATGCAGTGTTCCAATTAAACCTACTGtgcctgcttctgccacaatgtgtaGTTGCTGCATCATAAGAGCAGAAAGTTTGAAAAGATACAAGGTCGTGACGCATCCAAGTAGACAAAGGAAGACAGAAAGTTACATCTGAGTTTATTCATTCATGTACCATCAGATTAAAAAGAGAACAAAACAGAACGGCCTATAAGATtacaacaaaccaaacaaaatcaaTGCAGAAACCTCCATTCTAAAAAGAAAGGCAAACACAAAAGTTATGCGGTATTCAAACGTTAAAAATGAGgttattataatatactgtacttgcCCAAATGCTGCTTGTTTAAAATTTACTCACACACTGCTGCTTACTCAATGAAGAGCATCTTCTATTTCACCAGTGCCCCATTTTATCAGGAATCATTCCTCACGTATGCAtttgaaaaaatgtataaaaaaacaaaacaaatgcagcccaggctgaaacactgaaaaacaTTCCATTCATTTCTATTGCAAGGAGCTGCACTGTcatacagtgctttgtgatacttttgtataaaatgcgctgtataaatgcaataaataaatagtagttTGAAGTATTTCTAGGTCTGTCTCCGAGATGCGATGGCTGAAACTGCAGGGCAACAGGAGTCTAAGTATCCAAACCATATAATAAATGGAAtacaaacaaaactgtaaccaGCACATTCCCCATTACCACCAAATATTAGGAGGGCAATTTAAAGTGATTTAGTTCAAATAATTCCATagatcttacctgctgtgcacttccTTAGCTACACAGGTCTTAAGTGTGCAGTTAGAAAGTTACGGGACATGTTCTTATTTAAatcatatctggtactacacttgatTAAAGAAACGTTTGCAAGCCATggtttcagttagtgttgcacttgcttggtaaTTTCACCTGAAGTGTAAAATTACCCCCACCCTTTCAATGGCTTCTTTGAGGTCATTACCAGCCAGCTGTTTTCCcctttgactgacatgcttttagccagtaacatcactgctgaggtgaaatgacccaagaaGTGCAACAGATTTCCTGAAAATAAGGTGCAGAAACagataactttctttaacctaatgtagtattggtgtttttttaaatgaaaaacacgcatttctttcaaaaatacacatttgaaaTGAATGGAAGTTCACAGCAGGCAAGATGAATGGAATGCTTTTGTTAGCTACACTCACTTTAAGgctgcagtgtttgtttgaatttgtCACTCTGGTAGGTGCAAAAACTCTTCTAAAACCTGCCAGGCCTGCAAGGCTGCAGTTCAGTTATTTTTGTGCCATTCACACCGACCTCTCCTAGCTTACAATCACACCTGGACCTAAAACATTAGATAaagcaaacaataaaataaacacagtagcTCAGTGCAGTGCCACCAGCGTCACCACTTTGCAGAGACCAGAAAATATAAAGAATAAGAAGTCTCGTTTATTGGTTTAACGGAAAGCAAGAAGAGTCCTTTAAAATCATTGAATGCTGCCGGCTCCTTGTTGTCATAGCTGCCAGTACCACGGAGAACTCGCTGGGCATATTGAAATAGGATCTGGCtttaaaacactccttctctgaaGGGACAGTCTCTTGGATCTGCCGGCAGAGCTCTCCAgtcttgtataataataatattgcatccaTCTCATAAACACTCCTGCAGACAGAGGTCTCAAAATAAGTTCCAGATTTGTGGAGAGATTCACAGAACGCACACGTGATTAACTATGGATCCTGCTCAAACATCAGACAATTTCCaccccaattaaaaaaataaaataaaaacat
The Acipenser ruthenus chromosome 3, fAciRut3.2 maternal haplotype, whole genome shotgun sequence genome window above contains:
- the LOC117435526 gene encoding leucine-rich repeat-containing protein 14-like translates to MPASLVFLCARKVVSDHGSALRSLASLPQELYPVLFKAAFLDQRPLVIGELVLRWPERVLSLTRSLRACQHCCLDLSRDWPSRDCLQAVLLAVVKGLRERDRRDRNALRVLDLCGVQDEGSRREPNTMGSWFRTVALSKACLEARGRRRGGESTTKRRRGVSSPAVEVEVRADLFVNGSSFETVRQALRGLGPLRLVCRDLRAEELSTQRTASLLDMLEPSALRRVDLRYNNLGLAGIALLLPRLASCPSLLSLRLLYSNVDVHRPTPGMEAGLRELAGGLGGLRNLREINLTSLRLSGKLRLLLSALERPLEVLELPYFSLTPSDLSYLSSSPHAPALRKLDLSGNSLSVEQLPSLQRLLSLSRSLSHLVLSGCSLTDSLLGALLPSLGLCRGLQSLGLSLNPLSTRGLLSLAHTAICLPLLQLLVYPQPTDCYEEGLPQPPSYYNLMEFPLDQGKLARATEELREVLERAGRADLVLSTDLYSHSTAELLEE